One segment of Pseudodesulfovibrio sp. 5S69 DNA contains the following:
- a CDS encoding CHASE2 domain-containing protein: MSRRLKEALAGLAVGLLGAFLALGAQRLGWLDVPENLTYDLRVRALAEPGAATDRIRLILLDQKSLDWARESFGLAWPWPRQAYAPMVDFCKRAGAASLSFDVVFTEPSVYGVDDDRALAENLRAMGRAVLAADFARSDATSETWPAYVPEPVFAISGDGPLRGARAAAFPIPDLADGATGVGNVNVSPDADNVYRRFPLLLKFHGRYVPSLPLAAYMAESPEPVVLAPSMLTVGTTRVPLTPGGDAILNYRGRGAFTAFGAAAIMESGMRLAEGGRPVVDPAALKGKHVLFGFSATGLLDLRSTPMGGVSPGVLVNATALDNLLSGDFLRPVPPWSDAAATLLLAVLGGLGVTLLSSLWAALAVSAGTLAAPVALSSILYIQGIRSGMAAPLAGCLVALFLAGTWKYATEGRRKRFIKSAFKQYLSPKVIDQLLQHPERLALGGERRELTIFFSDLQGFTAISEGLSPEALTGMLNDYLSAMTDIIHYYEGTVDKYEGDAIIAFWNAPVDQPGHALLAVRAALACQAKLADMRPALRERIGADMFMRIGLNTGPAVVGNLGSRERFDYTMLGDAVNLAARLESLNKQFGTCTMVSQATLDRLGGEIPARKLSRLRVVGKKKAVTVYEPMSAEEHRARRDDLSVFARGLALFQSGNFTAAATLFESIAHRDPAAGKYAAKCSELAAAPPSQWDGVWTMTSK, from the coding sequence GTGTCCCGGCGGCTGAAAGAGGCCCTGGCCGGACTGGCCGTCGGGCTCCTCGGAGCGTTTCTGGCCCTGGGGGCGCAACGCCTGGGCTGGCTCGACGTCCCGGAGAACCTGACCTACGACCTCCGTGTACGGGCCCTGGCCGAACCCGGCGCGGCCACGGACCGCATCCGCCTGATCCTGCTCGACCAGAAATCCCTGGACTGGGCCAGAGAGTCCTTCGGGCTCGCCTGGCCCTGGCCCAGACAGGCCTATGCGCCCATGGTCGATTTCTGCAAACGCGCCGGCGCGGCCTCCCTGTCCTTCGACGTGGTCTTCACCGAGCCGTCGGTCTACGGGGTGGACGACGACCGGGCCCTGGCAGAAAACCTCCGCGCCATGGGCCGGGCCGTGCTCGCGGCAGATTTCGCCCGGTCGGACGCGACGAGCGAAACCTGGCCCGCGTACGTGCCCGAACCGGTCTTCGCGATCAGCGGCGACGGCCCCCTGCGGGGGGCAAGGGCAGCCGCCTTCCCTATCCCGGACCTTGCGGACGGCGCGACGGGCGTGGGCAACGTCAACGTCTCGCCCGATGCGGACAACGTCTACCGACGCTTCCCCCTGCTCCTGAAATTTCACGGCCGATACGTGCCTTCGCTGCCCCTGGCCGCGTACATGGCCGAAAGCCCCGAGCCGGTGGTCCTGGCTCCGAGCATGCTGACGGTGGGCACAACGCGGGTGCCGCTCACGCCCGGCGGCGATGCCATCCTCAACTACCGGGGCCGGGGTGCGTTCACTGCCTTCGGCGCGGCCGCAATCATGGAAAGCGGCATGCGCCTGGCCGAGGGCGGGCGGCCGGTGGTCGACCCTGCGGCCCTCAAGGGGAAACACGTGCTCTTCGGCTTCTCGGCCACCGGACTGCTCGACCTGCGCTCCACGCCCATGGGCGGGGTCTCGCCCGGCGTACTGGTCAACGCCACGGCCCTGGACAACCTGCTCTCCGGCGACTTCCTGCGCCCGGTCCCGCCGTGGTCGGACGCGGCGGCCACCCTGCTCCTGGCCGTACTCGGCGGACTGGGCGTAACGCTGCTGTCCAGCCTGTGGGCCGCGCTGGCGGTTTCGGCGGGGACCCTGGCCGCGCCCGTGGCCCTGAGTTCGATCCTGTACATCCAGGGCATCCGCTCGGGCATGGCCGCGCCGCTGGCCGGGTGTCTCGTAGCCCTGTTCCTGGCCGGAACCTGGAAATACGCCACCGAGGGACGCCGCAAACGGTTCATCAAATCCGCCTTCAAGCAGTATCTCAGCCCCAAGGTCATCGACCAGCTTCTGCAACATCCGGAGCGTCTCGCTCTCGGCGGCGAACGCCGGGAGCTGACCATCTTCTTCTCGGACCTCCAGGGGTTCACCGCCATCTCCGAAGGACTGAGTCCCGAGGCCCTGACCGGGATGCTCAACGACTACCTTTCGGCCATGACGGACATAATACATTATTATGAAGGAACCGTGGACAAGTACGAGGGCGATGCCATCATCGCCTTCTGGAACGCCCCAGTGGACCAGCCCGGCCACGCCCTGCTCGCCGTCAGGGCCGCCCTGGCCTGCCAGGCGAAACTGGCCGATATGCGCCCGGCCCTGAGGGAGCGCATCGGCGCGGACATGTTCATGCGCATCGGACTGAACACCGGCCCGGCCGTGGTCGGCAACCTCGGCTCCAGGGAGCGCTTCGACTACACCATGCTCGGAGACGCCGTGAACCTGGCCGCCCGGTTGGAATCCCTCAACAAGCAGTTCGGCACCTGCACCATGGTCTCCCAGGCCACCCTGGACCGGCTCGGCGGGGAAATCCCGGCCCGCAAGCTTTCCCGCCTCCGCGTGGTGGGCAAGAAGAAGGCCGTCACCGTGTACGAGCCCATGTCCGCCGAGGAGCACCGGGCGCGGCGGGACGATCTGTCCGTGTTCGCCCGTGGGCTCGCCCTGTTCCAATCGGGCAACTTCACCGCTGCCGCCACCCTCTTCGAGTCCATAGCCCACCGCGACCCGGCCGCCGGGAAATACGCGGCCAAGTGTTCGGAGTTGGCCGCCGCCCCGCCCTCGCAATGGGACGGCGTCTGGACCATGACCAGCAAATAG